CGGTGACCAAGCAGATTTAGGATTGTTTCTTTCATCTCCGGTTCCTCCCTGGTAAATAAAAGTAGACTACTACGCAACACTGTTAAATTCACGATAAGTTCTACCTTTCTCATTAGATATTCAAGGTATTTATACATCAATATGACTTGGTCAGCACGACACAAGAGTTGTAGAATACGAGAACTCTTCCTAATATAACTCGTAACAAACTTAAAATAGAGTCtgtttcctaataccctccctcaagatggagcatggagatcacaaatgcccatcttggacataaGAAACTGAAACTGAGTTTTCCCTAATGCCTTTGTGAAGATATCAGCCAATTGCACCGTTGTAGGAGTATAGGAGGGTGATATAATCTTCCGTATGATGGCATCTCTGACAAGATGATAGTCCACTCCAATATGTTTTGTTCGCTCATGAAATactggattctgagcaatgtATAGTGCCGATTGGCTATCACAAAATAGATTCATCCCATGCATATGGTAAACTCCCAAATCACTAAGTAACTGTTTCAACCACTTCAACTCACATGTTACTGCTGCCATAGATTTATATTCTGCCTCTGCTGAGGAGCGAGAGATTGTATGCtgcttcttagtcttccaagaCACGGGAGAAAaaccaagaagaacaaaccaaccAGTTAATGAATGTCTAGTCAATGGACAACtcgcccaatctgaatcacaccatccTTTTAAACTAAGACCACTATCAGAGCGCAGCAAAATTCCTTGTCCtggattcttcttcaaatatctaaCAACACGAAGTGCTTCTTCCCAATGTTCCACTCTTGGTTGTTGCATAAATTGTGATAAAATATGCATTGAGTAAGCAAGATCTGGTCTTGTGACTGACAAATAAATCAAACGACCTACCAGCCTTCTATATTTTTCCACATCACCAAGTACAGCTCCTTTCACCAATGCTAGTTGATGATTcgtttccattggaaactctgcagGTTTTGCACCCAATAATCATGTTTTCATGATAATGTCCAATGCATATTTTCTTTGGCATATGTAGAAACCTTGTTTACTACGAGCCACTTCTAAACCTAAGAAATATTTCAACTTTCCAAGATCCTTCATCTGGAAACATTTTCCCAAGTAAGTTTTAAACTTCTGAAGTTCAACTAGATCATTGCCTGCCACAATcagatcatctacataaactaagACATTCAGCTgcatttttccttttgtcatagtaaaaagagaataatctGAATATGACTGTTTgaaaccataattcttcaaagatGTTGATAACTTTACAAACCAACATCTAGGCGCCTattttaggccatataatgatTACTTCATTCTACAAACCATATTAGAATTTCCTTTGGAAAATCCCGgaggtatcttcatatacacttcttcctcCAGATCACCATGAAGAAATGTATTAtggacatccatttgatgcacttcccaattcttaactgctgcaacagctagaaaagtaCGAACTGTTGTCATCTTTGCCACCGGTGCAAAGGTCTCATTGTAATCtaatccttcaacttgatgattccCAAATATGACCAATCTTGCTTTGAGACGTATCAgtttcccattttcatcatacttctcagtgtaaatccatttacttcctaatcCCTTCTTACCTGGTGGCATTTCCTCCaattcccatgttccttgttcctctagagattttaTTTCTTCGGCCATGGATTTTTGCCATCCTGGATGCTTCATAGCTTCTTTGAAGTTCTTAGGCGCATTTCCAGCTGTTATAACTACAAGAAAATTTCTATGTGCCACAGAAAAACGAtgacaactaacataatatatcaaaggataaggtgtacctgagACCGATGATTGTGTAGGTTGAGTGGAAGGTGGACTATTTTCTCGTACAATATGCGTCACAAAACCTTTGAGTCTGCTAAAAGGAATTTTCTGACGTTTTCCTTTACCCATCTCACTTCTATTATCTTCCACAACTCCAGCTGACGTATCACTAGAGAGAGCATCCTGTGTACTCTCCTTAGGATTTTCTTGAACACCTACTTCTAATTCTTCtgcttcatattcaatatcaagCTGTGGTTCTTcattattttgttgttgttgttgttgtagctcaaACGGTTTATATCCAATATCTTCACTAGGTAACTGTACTTCTTCTCTATCCTCCTCATCACTCCAACATACTTCGTTACTGGATGAATCAATATTATTTGACTTCCCAAcattttccatcatgtatggAAACTGGTGTTCATAAAATTCCACATCTCTTGACACGATAAATTGTTTTGTGTCTAAGTCATAAAATTGCCATGCCTTCTTACCAAATGGATAACCAAGAAATACACACCTTCTTCCACGACTTGCAAACTTATCTCCTTTACTGTTTTGATTATGTACATAACAAAAAAACccaaacactttcaactgatCATATGGTGGCTGCTTTTCAAACAGAATTTCATATGGAGTCTTGTTATCTAGTAAAGGTGTTGGCGTTCGATTTATCAAGTATGCCGCAGTTAATGCACACTGACCCCAGAACTGTATTGGTAAATTAGATTGAAATCTCAAAGCTCTTGCAACATTCATTATATGCTggtgttttctctcaactctcccATTTTGTTGGGGTGTACCAACACAAGATGTCTCAAATAttatcccattagtcttaaaatatccacgcaaAGTATTAAATTCTGTTCCATTATTACTTCTaacatgtttgatttccttgCTAAACTGACGTTTAACGAGAGCAATGAAATTAAGAAATACCATTTCAACTTCAGTTTTAGATTTGattaaataaatccacacacctcttgaaaaatcatcaactATTGTTAAAAAATAATGAGCTCCACAAGATGAAGGTGTCTTGTAAGGCCCCCATAAATCCAAATGAACCAACTCAAATATACAACTAGATTTATTCTGACTATTAGGAAAACTACCTCTACGATGTTTTGCTCGtggacaaatatcacaagcatTATTATTCTTCTTAGATAACGAACTCACAACATGTATCTTTTTCAATACTTTTTCTGAAGGATGTCCCAATCTTTGATACCACAGCTCGTACGAATCCCCACTTTTATTGGAGGTACACCACGAAACagatatagtccaccttgtctctcacccactccaatcaccttcctcgtcaaccggtcctgtataagacataaactgttagtacattgcaCAACACAAGCTATCTCATCGATCATCTATGTGACCGAGATTAAGTTACAATTTATCTGAGGTACATAAAGCACATTATCAAGTTtcaaaccaccaggaagaatCACAGTTCCAATTTTATCAGAGTTCGCATACTTTTCATCTGGCAAACCTACTGAGCATGCCTTAATATCTTTTACTTCTATCATGTCATCTATATTGCATGTGACATGATTCGTATCTCCTGTATCTATAATCCAGGAAGCCCGATGTTGTTTACCTTGTAGTTGaatttttgatttgtttgaaCTCAAAAACTCAAGTACTTGTTGAAGTTGAGCTGCTGTCACACCAGTCAAGCCAGCTCCATCTGTAGATGTCGTGTTTGACTGCTGAGCTGCTGGTATATTCAAGTTATTTGCACGAACAGGATTGGTGCTGCCATATCCTCTGCCACCTCTTCCAGATGCAAAACCACCTCGACCTCTACCACCAGCTCCGCCACCTCTGCCATATCCTCTACCACTACGaggtctgtctccccaccattcaggATAACCAATTATTTGATAACACCCATCATCAGAGTATCCCTCTCGATTAAAATGCTTCCAAAAATTTGAAGCATCATAAGTATTTGTGGTTGCTCTCTGTTCAGGTTGTACCTTAAAATCCATAACGTTTTCCTGTACGTCCTTAGATAGAAGAAAATCTCCCATTCTCAACCGTTCAGAGTTAACTATCGTCTGGTATGTAGCATCTATtgatggtaaaggatctcttgcTAATAATTGTTCACGTAGTGACCCATACACACTTattaaaccaatcaaaaaataatgAAGATAATCTTATTCTCTCAAAGTAGTCACCTGACTTGCGATATCATAGGTGCAATGACCACACTTGCATTGTGGTATTTTCATATTTGTCACCAGGGCACCCCACAACTTATTTAATCTTCCAAAATAAACAGCTACACTTTCAGATTTACCTTGTTTACACTCACTCAAAGATAATTTTATTTGACAGATTCTTGTACCACTTACCACACAAAATCGTTTCCGCAAGTGTGTCCAGAGAAGAgcaacatcatcataatctcccaGTGTCGATCGTATGGAAGAATCCAGGGTGTTTTTAATCCAGGAAACAATGGTTGATTGAACCGCAATCCATTCCTCCAATTGTTCAGGATCTGTAGGTTCTTTTATTGTGCCGTCAACAAAACCAAACTTTCGTTTGGCTATTAATGATCTTCTAATGgatctagcccattcatcatagttagttTCTCTTAACACAATCGGGGTAATAAGAATACCAGGACCATCACTCGATCCTAGATGATACACCGGATTTTTCTTCGATGAATCATGCTCCGGTTGTTTTCCTTTTTCTCCGTCTTTTGATGTTTCTTCTACCATTCTGATTAATGACAAAAATTGATTttaggatttttagggttttagggttttaacCAGGCTCGATGCCATGTTAAATTCACGATAAGTTCTACCTTTCTCATTAGATATTCAAGATATATATACATCAATATGGTCAGCGCGACACAAGACTTGCAGAATACGAGAACTCTTCCTAATAAACACCCAACTTCTATCCAGTGAAATTGAATCTTTGACTCTAACCAGATTATTCTTAAAGGTTACATGTCGCTTGGAGTTCAAGCTTCAAAGTCAAACCATTCCTCCACCTGCCATGCCAATAAAGAA
The nucleotide sequence above comes from Papaver somniferum cultivar HN1 chromosome 8, ASM357369v1, whole genome shotgun sequence. Encoded proteins:
- the LOC113305914 gene encoding uncharacterized protein LOC113305914 → MVEETSKDGEKGKQPEHDSSKKNPVYHLGSSDGPGILITPIVLRETNYDEWARSIRRSLIAKRKFGFVDGTIKEPTDPEQLEEWIAVQSTIVSWIKNTLDSSIRSTLGDYDDVALLWTHLRKRFCVVSGTRICQIKLSLSECKQGKSESVAVYFGRLNKLWGALVTNMKIPQCKCGHCTYDIASQVTTLRE